The Miscanthus floridulus cultivar M001 chromosome 6, ASM1932011v1, whole genome shotgun sequence genomic interval AATATTTGAACATGTCACTTCCCGCTTACCAGAAAGATGATCACGTAGGGTACCATTGGGCATGAACTCATACACCAGCATCTGCAGAACACTATTCTCTATGAGAGGAGTACTGCACACTCAATAAAAAGACTGTAAAATCACTAGTTCTAAGCACATTTACCAATACTTTAATTCTTTCACAATGTGTAGAGAGTTGTGGGAAAGTTTTCAACAATATACTTGTCCATTAATAATTAAAAGATTGTAAGACACACCTGCTCGTCTTCTTCATCACAATAGCCAACAAGAGAAACCAAATTACGATGATGTAATCTTGACAACAATTCTATTTCTGTGCAGAACTCCTTTGAACCTTGCAGAGAATCTTCATGCGCACGTTTGATTGCCACAGCTGTTCCATCAGCTAAATTTCCTCTGTAAACTTTTCCATAACCTCCTTGACCAACTTGAGCTGAAATATCAAAATCCCTTGTTGCTGCAGCCATTTCGTCAAATGTGAAGCATTTCACGCCATCAACCTTGACAGAAAACCTTGAAAGTACTGCCAAATAATATGCATCTTTAGAACATGTGATCATTTTGGAAGAATAGATCTTGCTGTTTGAGCGAACCTAACGTCTACACCATATAAGGCTAAATTTTACGTAATACAGCGATTAAGAAAATAAATAATTTTACTGTTAATAAATCCTAATACAATGCTTTTAAATGTGGTCACGAAAGCGAGAGTTACAACTTAGTTCCAAATTTCCAGATTTAGATATGCAAAAAAGTATCTTTTTACTAAATTATGTTCGTATAAAAATCCCTAAATAGATTTCCTTTTCATCTTAAAACAGCAAGGCATTTTAAGTTGTTAGATAGCAACATTCAATCTATGCAGCACGCGGGAAGCTATATACATTTTTGTAAGGACAAAAAGGGAAAATGACTTACATGACCGTCTTGAAATTGTCCGTAGTTTTCTGCGCCTTTTCATTATAAAAATTGTAGAAAACACAGATACTGCAATGGCAGCAACAATTGTCCCTACCAAAATCCCAGCAAGTGCACCACCTTTTAAACCTGATGACACCGTAGTAGGAAGTTCTGCAAAAAGGTAATAGCCAGTAAACTCGAGGTATATCAAATTGGTCGTTGCATTCTGTGCAAGTACAACAGTATGGAACATGTACTACTTTTGTCTAGGCAAAAGAAATAGAGATACACTCTGACGGTTTCTACTAATAGTTCGGTATGATAGAACTACGGATAAAATGCCTTGCTGCAAAGTAAGTTTCACATACCATCTGCATAGGGACCAAGTGTGAAATTGAGAAGCTCATATGGACCAAACTCATCTTGTAGAGTGATCTGCCATCCAGCAAGTACTTCCCTGAGCCGCAGCACCTCAGCCATATTGAATAAATTCGTATTATTTGGAAATAACTTTAAATGCGTATTCAGCCTTGGTCCGGGCTCCCTTATGTACCGTTCAATGTACAGCTGATAAACACGCAATTCCAGCAGAGAGGTTAAGTCGTTCTCAAAGGCTTCTTTATAGGGTAGGAAGTCTGATATTGCTGGACTCTTTAGTCGAAATCCAACTCCCAGAGGCACAGCACATAAGCAAGGTATAGGGGATGCTGGATTGTATTCATGATCTGTTGGGCAAGGAGTACACGTCGTACTAACTTGCCTTCCCTCTCCAGATGGTGCTTCATCAGTTACAGAAGTAGGTTGGCAAAGATTAGCTGCTCGTGCTGCATTAGATGTCGTACATACAGGGTTTCCATAAAGTCTGCAGAAAATGATAATATTTATTCACTGTGTCAGAAACTCAGAAGATTCGGTTGGAAAGTTGAGCTTTCTTTTATCAGTATTATTCTATGATCTGCACAACCGCAATATCTGTCATACAGATCTAAATCATTAGTGACTGAATGACAGGTAAAGCTACTGATTAGTAAATTCATCAGAACTTTGCCATTGAAATTTCATATCCCCAACAAACTATATAGATGAGCATATTACATGAGTGTTCCTTCTCTATCAATGAAATGAGCACTGCCTCATGCTTGctcattcaaaaaaaaaaagcgtAAGTGTAGACTAAAGAGGAAATATCTCCATGGTAAAGAAACTTACAGAACCGTGACAGCTTCTGGAGGCTCAAATGCAGATGGAATAGCGTCAAAGGAGTTATTTTGGAAGTCTCTGCGTTATTTGAATACTACATTACATAGAAGTACATATCAAAACGaattatgagagaacatatgtgaATGTTGTCGTACAGAACAAGGGTTCTATTTCCCGTAAAAGTAATGTTACTCCAAATTGTCGGTGGAACAGAACCGTTTATGAGGTTCCCATTGACTGACCTGTAAAATGGCATTTTGAGATAACATAAGTAGAAGAAAAGTTTTGGCTAGCACATTGTTACTTGAACTTGAAAGGTATGCTCattattattagtttgacatggaaagatttttttttttcaatagCGGGATGTTAGTGGTACATAAAATTTTCGATAAATTAAATAGTACTTACAAGAACTGAAGATCAGGTAGCCCTGAGAAGGTTGATGGAATAGTTCCTTGAAGAAAGTTATGTGATAAATCACTGCCAAAACATAGAAATTAGCTGTGTTCTAACAAAACTCTAGCAAGATGTCAAAAGCTACATACATTGTAGTGATATTTGAAGCAAGCCTATTAGTCGGTATAGATCCGTTCAACTGGTTCCAGCTAAGATCCCTGAAAGTATATACTGGAATTAGTACTAAAATATTTGAGAACTAATATCCTGATGCGAACTGAGTGGCAGATTTCTCACTCTAATATGAAGATAACACACTAAAGGCATTTAAGAAATAATATTGACAAAATATCTGTTCCAAAAAGGCTGTGACGTGCTGATGTAAAAGGATAATATATGATTATAAGATGTCCAAAAACTGATAAAGGAAACACTGCATTTTAGTCTGGACTTACAAGTAGCCAAATTTAGGTATGGCACTCAAATCTGGAACAGCTCCTTGCAAACTGCAGTTCCTTAGACTCCTGGTAACATGTTAAAGGATGATTTACTCAACAGATCTTTATTTGACTTTAAACATAATGTTGATTGAGTGGTGCTTGTCCTTAAATGAGTATAATGAAGTAAATTGCTGTTTTAGTTATCAGTGAGAATGATCTCCAAAGAATGAAAGAAGACTACCTATAGAAACTTGAAATGTAAAGATTTCCAGATAAATGGACCAGTTGCATCCAACTATTTGGCTGCTATAGGTTGTAATAGGAGAGGAGTCAATGTGAAAACGAGCCTTTAGTTGCACACAGAGCAAATTCTTTCTTACCTATGTGATGCCCTGAACTTTGATATACTAACCATCTCAACTAGAACTCTAAAAGCATAAGCCCTTTGGCAAATACAAAAGTTTTTACTCAAAATATTCTTCTTTTcaccttagtttttttttttaagaaatggcaggagctctgcctttcaattaagataggaAAAGAGGTGTTTTTATACAAGCAGCAAGTTCACGCCCTCTAGGGGCCCAAACCAGTAATTTAACCTTAGGTTTTTACTCATCGATGCCTACATTTCTAATGGCTGTTCTCAATAACAGAAGTTGTAATAGCTCTTTAAATTTTCTTTCTCCCTCATCTACCTCAAATTCTAAAAAAGAGAAAACATGATGGAAAAGGTTGTTACACTCACAGCTTTACAAGTGTTCGTATGTTGCTGTATTCAGCAGGGATGGAGTTTCCACTGAAGTTGTTATTATCAGCCTGACTAGAAGTACACAGATATGAGAAATGTTTGTCATAGATAACAAAGATGTCTAATCTATACAGAATAAACAAAAAATTCAAAGGCAAAGGCCTGCGCCATTATATCCTTATCATGCCATTAAAATTACAAAAGAAAGTGAAGCATACTCATGAAATTGACAGGGTTACTTAAACTTCTTAAACATCTAGAACTGAAGGAGAGTTATTCGCCAAGAAACCTCAAGATACCATGAACCAGTACAAATTCTCTTAACACTGTGCTGCAGAAAAATGTACTTACAGTATTTCCAAACTACGTGTATCTGCTAATTCTGGTGGAAGAGGCCCAGATAAATTATTGTTATCAACAAGGCTGCAAGTTCACAGCACAAGACATGTTAACTGTACAACTCATCTGCAACTTGCAAAACGGAAAATATCAAACAAAAGTTGAGGTCTACTTACAGATGAAGGAGTGCAGGCAAGCTGGACAACTCAGATGGGATTTGCCCACTTAATGAGTTATTATTCATGTGACTAAAGGTAAAAATGGAACCAGAATCATTACTAAGCTTACAAATGAGAAGCATCAGGGATGGGCAGAAAAATAAAGATACTTGACACTTACAGATGTTTAATGCTTGTTAAGTTAGCAAATGATTTAGGTATGGGGCCTGATATGTTGTTCTCGTCTATTTGTAATCTGTTTAAGTTCTTCAGATAACCGATCTCCTCAGGCAAAGAACCAGATAACTGGTTACCATTCAAAGTTCTGCAAGATTGTGGAAGTGACAGTtagcattgtttgtaaagaaaTGGTACATGAAATTTTGGTTAGAGAGGAGGTATTTACATGAGCTTCAATGTTGTGATATTTCCAACTTCTTTTGGGATGTTACCAGTTAAATTGTTCCACATGAAGTCCCTTGAAAAATAACAATTTATACAAGTTAGTAAAATATGCTAAATGCAACAGCTATTcctaga includes:
- the LOC136456739 gene encoding probable LRR receptor-like serine/threonine-protein kinase At1g06840 isoform X2, yielding MTNLGGMLYAVILLVLCTGYVDVARGQKTDPTEVNALKAIKGSLVDPSNKLKNWGSGDPCTSNWTGIICNKIPSDSYLHVTEIQLFKMNLSGTLAPEIGLLSQLKQLDFMWNNLTGNIPKEVGNITTLKLITLNGNQLSGSLPEEIGYLKNLNRLQIDENNISGPIPKSFANLTSIKHLHMNNNSLSGQIPSELSSLPALLHLLVDNNNLSGPLPPELADTRSLEILQADNNNFSGNSIPAEYSNIRTLVKLDLSWNQLNGSIPTNRLASNITTIDLSHNFLQGTIPSTFSGLPDLQFLSVNGNLINGSVPPTIWSNITFTGNRTLVLDFQNNSFDAIPSAFEPPEAVTVLLYGNPVCTTSNAARAANLCQPTSVTDEAPSGEGRQVSTTCTPCPTDHEYNPASPIPCLCAVPLGVGFRLKSPAISDFLPYKEAFENDLTSLLELRVYQLYIERYIREPGPRLNTHLKLFPNNTNLFNMAEVLRLREVLAGWQITLQDEFGPYELLNFTLGPYADELPTTVSSGLKGGALAGILVGTIVAAIAVSVFSTIFIMKRRRKLRTISRRSLLSRFSVKVDGVKCFTFDEMAAATRDFDISAQVGQGGYGKVYRGNLADGTAVAIKRAHEDSLQGSKEFCTEIELLSRLHHRNLVSLVGYCDEEDEQMLVYEFMPNGTLRDHLSAKTERPLSFGQRVHIALGAAKGILYLHTEANPPIFHRDVKASNILLDSKFVAKVADFGLSRLAPVPDIEGILPAHISTVVKGTPGYLDPEYFLTRKLTERSDVYSLGVVFLELLTGMKPIQHGKNIVREVNIAYQSGDVSGIIDSRMSSYPPECVKRFLSLAIRCCRDETEARPYMADIVRELETLRSMLPEGEDVLSSTSGSGLLTKSMSSSSNTTTGALYVSSHISGSGQADSGIPSRMVAPR
- the LOC136456739 gene encoding probable LRR receptor-like serine/threonine-protein kinase At1g06840 isoform X4, which codes for MNLSGTLAPEIGLLSQLKQLDFMWNNLTGNIPKEVGNITTLKLITLNGNQLSGSLPEEIGYLKNLNRLQIDENNISGPIPKSFANLTSIKHLHMNNNSLSGQIPSELSSLPALLHLLVDNNNLSGPLPPELADTRSLEILQADNNNFSGNSIPAEYSNIRTLVKLSLRNCSLQGAVPDLSAIPKFGYLDLSWNQLNGSIPTNRLASNITTIDLSHNFLQGTIPSTFSGLPDLQFLSVNGNLINGSVPPTIWSNITFTGNRTLVLDFQNNSFDAIPSAFEPPEAVTVLLYGNPVCTTSNAARAANLCQPTSVTDEAPSGEGRQVSTTCTPCPTDHEYNPASPIPCLCAVPLGVGFRLKSPAISDFLPYKEAFENDLTSLLELRVYQLYIERYIREPGPRLNTHLKLFPNNTNLFNMAEVLRLREVLAGWQITLQDEFGPYELLNFTLGPYADELPTTVSSGLKGGALAGILVGTIVAAIAVSVFSTIFIMKRRRKLRTISRRSLLSRFSVKVDGVKCFTFDEMAAATRDFDISAQVGQGGYGKVYRGNLADGTAVAIKRAHEDSLQGSKEFCTEIELLSRLHHRNLVSLVGYCDEEDEQMLVYEFMPNGTLRDHLSAKTERPLSFGQRVHIALGAAKGILYLHTEANPPIFHRDVKASNILLDSKFVAKVADFGLSRLAPVPDIEGILPAHISTVVKGTPGYLDPEYFLTRKLTERSDVYSLGVVFLELLTGMKPIQHGKNIVREVNIAYQSGDVSGIIDSRMSSYPPECVKRFLSLAIRCCRDETEARPYMADIVRELETLRSMLPEGEDVLSSTSGSGLLTKSMSSSSNTTTGALYVSSHISGSGQADSGIPSRMVAPR
- the LOC136456739 gene encoding probable LRR receptor-like serine/threonine-protein kinase At1g06840 isoform X3; this encodes MTNLGGMLYAVILLVLCTGYVDVARGQKTDPTEVNALKAIKGSLVDPSNKLKNWGSGDPCTSNWTGIICNKIPSDSYLHVTEIQLFKMNLSGTLAPEIGLLSQLKQLDFMWNNLTGNIPKEVGNITTLKLITLNGNQLSGSLPEEIGYLKNLNRLQIDENNISGPIPKSFANLTSIKHLHMNNNSLSGQIPSELSSLPALLHLLVDNNNLSGPLPPELADTRSLEILSLRNCSLQGAVPDLSAIPKFGYLDLSWNQLNGSIPTNRLASNITTIDLSHNFLQGTIPSTFSGLPDLQFLSVNGNLINGSVPPTIWSNITFTGNRTLVLDFQNNSFDAIPSAFEPPEAVTVLLYGNPVCTTSNAARAANLCQPTSVTDEAPSGEGRQVSTTCTPCPTDHEYNPASPIPCLCAVPLGVGFRLKSPAISDFLPYKEAFENDLTSLLELRVYQLYIERYIREPGPRLNTHLKLFPNNTNLFNMAEVLRLREVLAGWQITLQDEFGPYELLNFTLGPYADELPTTVSSGLKGGALAGILVGTIVAAIAVSVFSTIFIMKRRRKLRTISRRSLLSRFSVKVDGVKCFTFDEMAAATRDFDISAQVGQGGYGKVYRGNLADGTAVAIKRAHEDSLQGSKEFCTEIELLSRLHHRNLVSLVGYCDEEDEQMLVYEFMPNGTLRDHLSAKTERPLSFGQRVHIALGAAKGILYLHTEANPPIFHRDVKASNILLDSKFVAKVADFGLSRLAPVPDIEGILPAHISTVVKGTPGYLDPEYFLTRKLTERSDVYSLGVVFLELLTGMKPIQHGKNIVREVNIAYQSGDVSGIIDSRMSSYPPECVKRFLSLAIRCCRDETEARPYMADIVRELETLRSMLPEGEDVLSSTSGSGLLTKSMSSSSNTTTGALYVSSHISGSGQADSGIPSRMVAPR
- the LOC136456739 gene encoding probable LRR receptor-like serine/threonine-protein kinase At1g06840 isoform X1 gives rise to the protein MTNLGGMLYAVILLVLCTGYVDVARGQKTDPTEVNALKAIKGSLVDPSNKLKNWGSGDPCTSNWTGIICNKIPSDSYLHVTEIQLFKMNLSGTLAPEIGLLSQLKQLDFMWNNLTGNIPKEVGNITTLKLITLNGNQLSGSLPEEIGYLKNLNRLQIDENNISGPIPKSFANLTSIKHLHMNNNSLSGQIPSELSSLPALLHLLVDNNNLSGPLPPELADTRSLEILQADNNNFSGNSIPAEYSNIRTLVKLSLRNCSLQGAVPDLSAIPKFGYLDLSWNQLNGSIPTNRLASNITTIDLSHNFLQGTIPSTFSGLPDLQFLSVNGNLINGSVPPTIWSNITFTGNRTLVLDFQNNSFDAIPSAFEPPEAVTVLLYGNPVCTTSNAARAANLCQPTSVTDEAPSGEGRQVSTTCTPCPTDHEYNPASPIPCLCAVPLGVGFRLKSPAISDFLPYKEAFENDLTSLLELRVYQLYIERYIREPGPRLNTHLKLFPNNTNLFNMAEVLRLREVLAGWQITLQDEFGPYELLNFTLGPYADELPTTVSSGLKGGALAGILVGTIVAAIAVSVFSTIFIMKRRRKLRTISRRSLLSRFSVKVDGVKCFTFDEMAAATRDFDISAQVGQGGYGKVYRGNLADGTAVAIKRAHEDSLQGSKEFCTEIELLSRLHHRNLVSLVGYCDEEDEQMLVYEFMPNGTLRDHLSAKTERPLSFGQRVHIALGAAKGILYLHTEANPPIFHRDVKASNILLDSKFVAKVADFGLSRLAPVPDIEGILPAHISTVVKGTPGYLDPEYFLTRKLTERSDVYSLGVVFLELLTGMKPIQHGKNIVREVNIAYQSGDVSGIIDSRMSSYPPECVKRFLSLAIRCCRDETEARPYMADIVRELETLRSMLPEGEDVLSSTSGSGLLTKSMSSSSNTTTGALYVSSHISGSGQADSGIPSRMVAPR